From a single Oceanispirochaeta sp. M1 genomic region:
- the pepF gene encoding oligoendopeptidase F gives MSGMAIKERKNVPAGDKWKLDSLFSGPEAWEEGLKQLEVLIPKITSYKGTLGDSAPQLRSCLEFFNELEILEERLGYYAMLRKEEDVADSESMGRFSRYMSVATKSGAEASFLKPEIQALSDETLDSYMNDPVLEDFRISLERLIRYKPHILSEKEETLLAMQAESAGTARKAFSALTNGDMNFGSIEVKGEERELTNSSFGVFLLEADRDVRKKAFHQFYEGFESHKNTLSELLGGSVLRDIYTSKVRGFTSAREASLFPDNVPVDVYDNLVASVSANLEPLHRYYALRKKVLGLDELHLYDTKVSLIQDVKVKHSYDDAVEVVLKALSPLGELYGKTLGDGLKGGWVDRYENKGKRSGAFSAGSYKGDPYILLNFKEDDIRDVFTLAHEGGHSMHSWYSVRNNPFQNYNYTIFEAEVASTFNEQLLGRYLMDHSTSREMTLYLLGRQIDDALATIYRQTMFAEYEHLCHKNVEAGEPLTVDSLRSEYRKLLEKYFGPHVVLDEVSDLEGLRIPHFYSAFYVYKYATGLSAAMALSERVLEGGDAEREDYMNFLKSGGSRFPLDSLAAAGVDMSRPDAVNKALARFASLVDQLEKELLG, from the coding sequence GCTCCGCTCCTGTCTGGAATTTTTCAATGAACTGGAAATCCTGGAGGAACGGCTTGGTTATTATGCCATGCTCCGCAAAGAGGAGGATGTGGCGGACAGTGAGTCCATGGGCCGTTTTTCCCGTTATATGTCTGTGGCTACAAAAAGCGGCGCCGAGGCAAGCTTCCTCAAGCCCGAGATTCAGGCATTGTCAGATGAAACCCTGGATTCTTATATGAACGATCCTGTTCTTGAGGATTTTCGCATCTCCCTGGAGCGGCTGATCCGCTATAAGCCTCATATCCTTTCAGAAAAAGAGGAGACCCTTCTGGCCATGCAGGCTGAGTCTGCAGGTACTGCCAGAAAAGCCTTTTCGGCACTGACCAATGGGGATATGAACTTCGGCAGTATCGAAGTAAAGGGGGAAGAGAGGGAGCTGACCAACTCCAGCTTTGGTGTATTTCTTCTGGAAGCAGACCGGGATGTACGTAAAAAGGCTTTTCATCAGTTTTATGAAGGATTTGAGTCTCATAAAAATACCCTGAGTGAATTGTTGGGCGGCTCGGTTCTCCGTGATATCTATACTTCAAAAGTGAGAGGATTTACTTCTGCCAGAGAAGCCAGTTTATTTCCCGATAATGTGCCCGTAGATGTGTATGATAATCTGGTGGCATCAGTTTCGGCCAATCTTGAACCTCTCCATCGCTACTATGCCCTCAGAAAAAAAGTCCTGGGGCTGGATGAGCTTCATCTATACGATACAAAGGTCTCCCTTATTCAGGATGTGAAGGTAAAACACAGCTATGATGATGCGGTGGAAGTTGTTCTCAAGGCTCTTTCTCCTCTTGGAGAACTATATGGTAAGACATTAGGTGACGGGCTGAAGGGTGGCTGGGTCGACCGTTATGAGAATAAGGGAAAACGCTCCGGTGCCTTTTCTGCAGGCTCCTATAAGGGTGATCCCTACATCCTTCTGAATTTTAAGGAAGATGATATCCGGGATGTCTTCACCCTCGCCCATGAGGGCGGTCATTCCATGCACTCCTGGTACTCCGTACGGAATAATCCATTTCAAAATTATAATTACACGATTTTTGAAGCCGAAGTGGCCTCTACATTTAACGAGCAGCTTCTGGGGCGCTACCTGATGGATCACTCCACATCCAGGGAGATGACCCTCTATCTGCTTGGACGGCAGATTGATGATGCACTTGCGACTATCTACAGACAGACCATGTTTGCAGAGTATGAGCATCTTTGTCATAAGAACGTTGAAGCCGGTGAACCCCTTACAGTTGATTCACTAAGGTCTGAATACAGGAAGCTTCTGGAAAAATATTTCGGTCCTCATGTGGTTCTTGATGAAGTGTCCGACCTGGAAGGGCTGCGTATTCCCCATTTTTATTCGGCCTTTTATGTCTATAAATATGCTACAGGTCTTTCTGCCGCCATGGCTCTTTCCGAGAGAGTTCTTGAGGGAGGAGATGCTGAGAGAGAAGACTATATGAACTTCCTTAAATCAGGAGGCAGCCGTTTTCCTCTGGATTCTCTGGCTGCAGCCGGTGTGGATATGAGCAGGCCCGATGCCGTCAACAAGGCCCTTGCCCGTTTTGCCTCACTGGTGGATCAGCTGGAAAAAGAACTCCTTGGCTGA
- a CDS encoding FecR domain-containing protein produces MKPKLLLILIPFLLLLSCTKQTEKSAPDIKGEIVNMEGDVTLAGKSTKIGDPVSDESVIQTGADGYCEIQFLDSNIIRVFEDSIIRISFSNSTVSLDRGAAAAVLRNLSSLIQTMDDVFTIKSGTVVAGIRGTSFYVKREDADTSYFCLCNGKIHLSDGNDQFSKDLESTHHLAVRISEKNRQLEVSNAPMLYHSDKDMEDLAGVIGQKMDWNAVESYH; encoded by the coding sequence ATGAAACCTAAACTTTTGCTTATACTCATCCCCTTCCTATTACTGCTGTCATGCACAAAGCAGACAGAAAAGAGTGCCCCCGATATCAAGGGAGAGATCGTAAATATGGAAGGAGATGTCACCCTTGCTGGAAAAAGTACAAAAATCGGTGATCCAGTATCCGATGAATCGGTAATCCAGACAGGTGCTGACGGCTACTGTGAAATACAGTTTCTGGACAGTAATATCATCAGAGTATTCGAAGACTCAATTATCCGTATATCCTTCAGCAATTCTACAGTATCACTGGACAGAGGCGCTGCAGCGGCTGTACTCCGCAATCTCAGCAGTCTCATTCAGACAATGGATGATGTATTTACAATAAAATCAGGGACTGTAGTGGCGGGAATCCGTGGAACAAGCTTCTATGTGAAACGGGAAGATGCCGACACATCCTACTTCTGTCTCTGCAATGGAAAGATTCATCTCTCAGATGGAAATGATCAGTTCTCAAAGGATCTTGAGAGCACTCATCATTTGGCCGTCAGAATAAGCGAAAAGAACAGACAGCTGGAGGTGAGCAATGCCCCCATGCTCTATCATAGCGATAAAGACATGGAAGACCTTGCAGGAGTCATCGGACAGAAAATGGACTGGAATGCAGTAGAAAGCTACCACTGA
- the serS gene encoding serine--tRNA ligase, translating into MLDFKYIKDNLDAVRENIKNRNVTATAEKVVELYDLRNGVIQELEDLRRRRNENASKMKGKLEAEVRQGLIDEGKSLKEQISQVETRLEVLLKELKAAAVLIPNMAHPDAPVGKEDKDNLEIHRSAPPTEFSFKAKDHVELAEAMDLVDFETAARVSGSKFYYLKNEAVILELALTRYALDILQKHGFIITITPDIAREEIAEGIGFNPRGEESNIYNLEGTGTCLVGTAEITLGGYHAGQIVDVSDGPILMAGVSHCFRREAGSAGQYSKGLYRVHQFTKIEMFAYCKTEESDELLMKLRSIEEEIFGGLEIPFRVVDTCTGDLGGPAYRKYDLEAWMPGRGDEGDWGEVTSTSNCTDYQSRRLGIRYKDDEGKNRYVHTLNGTAIAISRGIIALLENFQQEDGSIRIPEKLIPYTGFSEIRRPK; encoded by the coding sequence ATGCTTGATTTTAAATATATTAAAGACAACCTGGATGCAGTCCGGGAAAATATCAAAAACAGAAATGTTACAGCCACAGCTGAAAAAGTTGTAGAATTGTATGATCTGCGCAACGGCGTTATACAGGAACTGGAAGATCTCCGCCGCCGGAGAAATGAAAACGCTTCAAAAATGAAGGGTAAACTCGAGGCTGAAGTACGTCAGGGACTCATTGATGAGGGAAAGAGCCTGAAAGAGCAGATTTCTCAGGTTGAAACCCGTCTTGAAGTTCTTCTTAAAGAGCTGAAGGCTGCTGCTGTCCTCATCCCCAATATGGCTCATCCCGATGCACCTGTTGGAAAAGAAGACAAGGATAACCTTGAAATTCACAGGAGTGCTCCTCCTACGGAATTTTCTTTCAAAGCCAAAGACCATGTTGAGCTTGCGGAGGCCATGGACCTGGTTGATTTTGAAACAGCCGCCCGTGTTTCGGGTTCCAAGTTTTACTACTTGAAAAATGAAGCGGTTATTCTGGAACTTGCTCTGACCCGTTATGCACTGGATATTCTTCAGAAGCACGGTTTTATAATTACCATTACTCCGGATATCGCCAGGGAGGAAATTGCCGAAGGTATCGGCTTTAATCCCCGTGGTGAAGAATCCAATATCTATAATCTCGAAGGAACAGGAACCTGTCTTGTAGGAACCGCGGAGATCACTCTTGGCGGATATCATGCAGGACAGATCGTAGATGTCTCGGATGGTCCCATTCTTATGGCCGGGGTTTCCCACTGTTTCCGCCGTGAGGCCGGCTCCGCAGGACAGTACTCCAAAGGGCTGTACCGGGTACATCAGTTTACCAAGATTGAAATGTTCGCCTACTGTAAAACAGAAGAATCCGATGAGCTCCTGATGAAACTCCGTTCCATCGAGGAAGAGATTTTCGGCGGTCTGGAAATTCCATTCCGGGTGGTTGATACCTGTACAGGAGACCTTGGTGGACCTGCATACAGAAAATATGACCTTGAAGCCTGGATGCCGGGACGTGGTGATGAGGGAGACTGGGGTGAAGTTACAAGTACTTCCAACTGTACCGACTATCAGTCACGCCGTCTGGGAATCCGCTACAAGGATGATGAAGGCAAGAATCGTTATGTTCATACCCTGAACGGAACGGCTATTGCCATTTCCAGGGGAATCATTGCTCTTTTAGAGAATTTTCAACAGGAAGACGGTTCTATCCGGATACCCGAGAAATTGATTCCATATACAGGTTTTTCTGAGATCAGACGGCCAAAATAA
- a CDS encoding diguanylate cyclase domain-containing protein, whose product MKQSKRIVSKTIIFLMIFMILTALHGAVLAYLYHNQYNGDLALILKSQENMIEFEQARIRTELRDVSQDLFFLEGIVEDHFTERSVSEVSFHEGSAFYGFLSLLGDLTQRYENIQIVSPDGDELFRKYYDKDGQFQVVPADELRKGIQGYYFQTLKNNAYSLYFSELKLAEENGVVTEPHTPVIRFGRAITERNGEIIAYLLLDYRGSLILDRLGEYEILPEESFNTYLINNEGFFLSSPDSRPTFAFQFPELKNKTISKELPELWLHLKMNDSGTYTYKENLYVHRRIELERIIPEERGEFLTEKSLNQRSYYLVYETPGPVLKSLSHHIIKSLFIPFLVTQLIILFLSILVTKWTNRLQRYQQKLLHFSSMDEMTGCMNRRTGRKILENYLSLSRRRNSILTVVYLDLNKLKTVNDELGHREGDHYILTMVDLIKEQLRNTDFFIRMGGDEFLLILPDCSRDQAQCIRKRVLVKEYKLNKAGIYPYTLGMSWGILEVAAERNITVPQILSEADQLMYAEKSNYPQVNDALIKEVEEYLSFDSVEIN is encoded by the coding sequence ATGAAGCAAAGTAAACGGATTGTTTCTAAAACTATTATATTTCTCATGATCTTTATGATTCTGACGGCTCTTCACGGGGCCGTTTTGGCGTATCTGTATCATAATCAGTACAATGGGGATCTGGCTTTAATTCTGAAGTCCCAGGAGAATATGATAGAGTTTGAGCAGGCCCGGATCAGAACTGAACTGCGGGATGTCTCTCAGGATCTCTTTTTTCTGGAAGGCATTGTAGAGGATCATTTTACAGAAAGATCAGTTTCTGAGGTCTCATTTCATGAAGGTTCCGCTTTTTACGGGTTTTTAAGTCTTCTCGGTGATCTTACTCAACGTTATGAGAATATCCAGATCGTATCTCCTGATGGGGATGAATTATTCAGAAAGTATTATGATAAGGACGGACAGTTCCAGGTTGTCCCGGCGGATGAACTGAGGAAGGGTATTCAAGGATACTATTTCCAGACATTGAAGAATAATGCCTATTCGCTGTACTTCTCCGAATTGAAGCTGGCCGAAGAGAATGGTGTTGTTACAGAACCTCATACCCCTGTTATCAGGTTTGGCAGGGCTATTACAGAGAGGAACGGTGAAATTATTGCCTATCTTCTTCTTGATTACAGAGGATCTCTGATTCTGGATCGTCTTGGTGAATATGAAATACTACCCGAAGAGTCTTTCAATACCTATTTGATTAATAATGAAGGGTTCTTTCTCAGTTCTCCTGACAGCAGGCCGACCTTTGCCTTTCAGTTTCCCGAATTGAAAAACAAGACTATTTCAAAAGAGCTGCCCGAATTATGGCTTCATCTTAAGATGAATGACAGTGGTACATATACTTATAAAGAGAATCTTTATGTGCATCGCAGGATTGAGCTGGAGAGGATTATCCCGGAAGAGAGAGGGGAATTTCTGACAGAAAAGAGTCTGAATCAACGCTCCTACTATCTTGTATATGAGACTCCTGGGCCGGTTTTGAAATCACTTTCCCATCATATTATAAAATCTCTGTTTATCCCGTTTCTGGTTACACAGCTGATAATTCTGTTTCTTTCAATTCTTGTTACCAAATGGACCAACAGACTTCAGAGATATCAGCAGAAACTGCTTCATTTTTCCAGTATGGATGAAATGACCGGCTGTATGAACAGAAGAACCGGAAGAAAAATCCTGGAAAATTATCTGTCCCTCAGCCGTCGGCGCAACTCCATACTGACAGTAGTTTATCTGGATTTAAATAAGTTAAAAACTGTAAATGATGAATTAGGCCATAGAGAGGGTGATCATTATATTCTCACCATGGTTGATCTGATCAAAGAACAGCTTCGAAATACTGATTTCTTTATACGTATGGGTGGAGATGAATTTCTGCTGATTCTCCCCGACTGCAGCAGAGATCAGGCTCAATGCATTCGAAAAAGGGTTCTTGTTAAGGAATATAAACTGAATAAAGCCGGAATTTATCCCTATACCCTTGGTATGAGCTGGGGAATCCTGGAAGTGGCAGCTGAGCGGAATATCACTGTTCCGCAAATACTCTCTGAAGCTGATCAATTGATGTATGCAGAGAAGTCAAACTATCCTCAGGTCAATGATGCCCTTATTAAAGAAGTAGAAGAATATCTCTCCTTTGATTCTGTGGAGATTAACTGA
- a CDS encoding N-acetylneuraminate synthase family protein — translation MNIIAEIGTAHGGSLSRAEELIRAAASSGADTAKFQIVFAREILHPETGTVPLPGGDTPLYEVFESLEKDLSFYASLKEMCQAEGLRFLASPFGMESAALLKSLNPETVKIASPEVNYTALLREVASWNIPVILSSGVSRMEDLKEAVDILGRKNLTLLHCVTSYPAPEEDYNLSVLPLLQRELAVPVGISDHSMNPSLVPSVAMLYGAVTIEKHFTLSRNEDGLDDPIALEPEDYYLMCSRVRELESLDMVQRQKCLKSWFSADEIKAVQGHGQKILAPSEKMSYGRTNRSIHASFTLERGTVLNPENCCIVRTEKKLTPGMHPRFFDEIMGRRVNRTIPSGEGISEDDLSLKL, via the coding sequence TTGAATATCATTGCAGAAATCGGTACTGCTCATGGAGGCTCTCTAAGCAGGGCCGAAGAGCTTATCAGGGCGGCAGCATCCAGCGGAGCCGATACAGCAAAGTTTCAGATCGTGTTTGCCAGAGAGATACTCCATCCGGAAACCGGTACTGTTCCCCTGCCCGGGGGAGATACTCCTCTTTATGAAGTCTTTGAATCCCTGGAAAAGGATCTCTCCTTCTATGCCTCTTTGAAAGAGATGTGTCAGGCCGAGGGTTTGAGGTTCCTTGCCAGCCCCTTTGGCATGGAGAGCGCCGCTCTATTAAAGAGCCTGAATCCGGAGACCGTGAAAATTGCCTCACCTGAAGTTAATTATACTGCCCTTCTAAGGGAGGTCGCCTCCTGGAATATTCCGGTAATTCTCTCTTCGGGAGTCAGCAGAATGGAAGATCTGAAAGAAGCCGTTGATATTCTGGGACGGAAAAATCTTACCCTGCTGCACTGCGTAACATCCTATCCGGCACCGGAAGAGGATTACAATCTGTCGGTTCTTCCTCTTCTGCAGAGAGAACTTGCCGTTCCTGTCGGGATTTCAGACCATTCCATGAATCCATCACTAGTCCCATCGGTGGCCATGCTTTATGGTGCGGTGACCATTGAAAAACACTTCACCCTTTCCCGGAATGAGGACGGACTGGACGATCCGATTGCCCTGGAACCCGAAGATTATTATCTTATGTGTTCCAGAGTAAGAGAGTTGGAATCTCTGGATATGGTGCAGCGGCAGAAATGTCTGAAAAGCTGGTTTTCAGCAGACGAGATAAAGGCGGTGCAGGGGCATGGTCAGAAGATCCTTGCTCCTTCGGAAAAGATGAGTTACGGGAGAACAAACCGCAGCATACATGCGAGTTTCACCCTCGAAAGGGGCACTGTTTTAAACCCTGAAAACTGCTGTATAGTGCGCACAGAAAAAAAACTGACCCCAGGTATGCATCCCCGTTTTTTTGATGAAATTATGGGACGCCGGGTAAATAGAACAATCCCCTCGGGAGAGGGAATATCAGAAGATGATTTAAGTCTCAAGCTATGA